GATGTTTGAAAGAAGGGCATGGTTACTTCAGCAGTGACAAAGTTTGGACTATGTATTCCTATCGAGGCCCTTCGATTTAGGCCTCATTTAGGTTAATACTGGGCATCAGAGCAACACGATATGTGCATTCTGTACTGGTTCAGATATTATTTCTacattgcattgtttttgtatttaggtatttttttttcacaacaaATAACTAGTTATTACGTTGGTCAAGTAGGCGATTTGTGTCCAAACCAGGTTATCTAGGCGCATGTGGTACGTTTGTGAATAGGTGTTTACTGTGTATGATTGCTAAGTATGTGGGTGTTTTCTGCCCAGACACAGCACAAGAAGACTGTATTGGGTGTCGAGGGAGTTTGCAGTAGGCTTGTGAACAAATTCCAGTGTTCAGCTGCCCTTTTCGTGCGGTTGCCATTAACGGAGTCTTTGGAGCGCATAAAAATGGGTGCTTGGCGGAGACATGGGCTCTCGCCATGTTTTAGACTTTGGAGCTGCCTGTATGAATTGTTATTTTTTCACCAATCAGTCGCAATTTGAGCAAGTGGATGGGACAGGGCACCGGTAGCCCCGCTGACTCGGGTCAATGAGACAAAGTGGGCTGGGAGAAGAGCAAATTACATGCGTTCGCAAACAGAGTGGAGGATGAAATGCAATCTTTTAATGAGAATAAAGAAATGTAAAGAAACATTAACAGGGTGTGCGTGAATGGACAAAtccagaatgaaagaaagatggtgagaaggaggtggagggagaaagggagagggagggagagagggaaggaggaagggagagggggctGGTAGCTAGCGGAGGCGCTGGGTATACATGTGACAAGGGGAAATATGAGGGACTTTGACAGGTCTTAAACGGTCTGGCGCCAAGGCCTCAGTCTACTGGCTAAATATAGCAGGAGAGATGATGCAGAGAGATGGGACGAGATGATGAAAAGATGAAAAGAAGGAGCAACGCTGTTAAagtagaaaaaaagaacaatagcCATTTAATGACCAATGCGCCTTACAGCGTCCTCTTATTCCATATCATATGTGCAAAGTATTGACAAGTCTCCAAACTATCTTCATAGCATAACATATTCATTTCCTCGCCGTCCAAAAAATGTAATACAATTAGAGAAGTTATCCTCAGCAGAAATTTCAAGGACGTAAGGTCTAACAGCAGTGTAGCGGGGCATATTGCGTGACATGGGTTTGTGTGGAGTTGCGTCTTAGTAGTCTACTCTGTAAAAGCTGCATACATACAAGACTACTTCGATGTCAGCAACACCGACGAGATACAGTAAGCGGAATGTCTCAGTGCACCAGCCACTTGTTAAACGCACTCGCATTAGAGATGTGTTGCGTGTCTTCTTTGTGAGACTGCGCTGAACAGTAGCagtgcctgaaaaaaaaaaaactttccagCACCAATGACTTTGAAGTCATCTGTGATAATACCACAACACTTGATTACATTCTTGTCGGTTTCAGTGTGTACAGCGAGGAAGCAAAGAAAAAATAAGTTAAGCGTAATTGCAGGAACTGTGTTGATGTGATTAGTTCCTTAAGTATAAACACAGAAAACCATTACCATTCTCATCTGTTGTTCATCTATTTCCATTCAAAACGCTCATGTCAAACTTAAAGCCCCAAAATCAGCATACCGTTTAACATTTATTTCTCAGTTCGTTTTTATCTAGTTCATAGAAATTATAAACGGATAATTAATAGCTTCTAAGCATTATTATTTCCTCATCAAGTTCACAATACTCAGCAAACTATAGGCTATCTGCTATAAATTGAGAGTAAAGTAGCCTAGTGTTTAAAGACATTGATGCATTGGTGTTCATTACAGACAGAGCCTGGAATTAACTTTGGTAATTTAGGTGGGCCTATTATCATGACTTCGAGTTATTCAACTTTTCTTagactataggctacaataCAATACCACACTATTTAACATTTTAATTATTTCAAAGACCATCATTGTAGTAAACATGgctatttgtaaaaaaaaaaaaaaatacctgaGGGGAGTGGACACGGGTCTATAAGACTAGAGCAGGGTATTGTTACAGTTTGTGAAAGACGAGCGCTGTGTTCTATGATTAGTTCACTAACCACGATCAACAAAAACACCTTGCAGCTAATACATCCGATCTGAGTTGTACCTGTTTGACCAACAACTGAATCCACACTCATTGTTCATTACTAATAATTCTGAATGCAAACTTCAACTTTTTGTTGCTAGTTACAAaccaactttttaaaatattatttatctGTTTATCTGTTGCGATGGTGCAACTGCATGAACCTGGAATGGGCTATCTTTATCAGATAGGCCCATTTTCAGAAAATGCATCGGAGGTTTGCATAGCTATCTGTACGCCTGATTTATGGACTGTGTAGTTGTTTTTCCACTGCACCCCTTTTTAGCAACAAGTGTGTAAACCCACTTCTGAGTCTGACTGATATTAGCTGATATTTTAAACATACCTGAGCACACGACAAAACACAATTCTAGTGGCCCTTATATAGAGTTGGGACATTTTTCAAATATAAATCTGAATAAGTCTTGAATAGCGTATTTTCTCATTTGCAAGAAGGCAACCCGTTTTGCAGCTCAATACTGCTCTCATTTTCATCATCAAGAGGAGCATCtttttatttctccctctcGGACGCCTCCCAGCCATTGCTGGAATAGATATTACACCGTAATTAGCGTTCGGGCAAAGTTTCACTGATTTTGAAGAAGTCAGTTGCAAACAGAAATGGCACAAGCCGATCATAAATCTACCATCAAAACAATAAAGTGTTGTGACGGTGAACTACGGGCATATTAAGGGTTAATCaaaatatgtgttttttttacagtgcgtTGCGTTTTTTCCTTATGTCATGCTACACAACGTCTTTTTTGCCACGGGACCGAATTGTTCATATAATAGCCGTCAATATGTCCTTCAGAAAGACGACTAAAATGAATCGGGCAAACTAATTGGGTCTATTCATCAATTTTTGCCGGTTTTAAAAGCTGAGCATAGAGTCGGCTCAAGTGAATTTGTAGCCTAAAGTCTCAACTATAAGCCGAAGGTTTTGCGTGAAAGGGTTAGGGATTGGAGTGCACTGTTGGAGGATTGCAGGGTAAATATGAAGTGACAAGAGACGGTTCTTATTGTGGTACGGCAGCCGACTGGCGCCAAGCGGCTCTTTAACAAACTGGATCCAAGTTAATCAAGGGTCCACCGAAGGGTTTCTTAAAGGCACACACTACAGTCTTAACTCGCTCTAGGAACCACACCAGGTTAGGATGGTGAAAACTTCACAATGTGGTttgacacacgcacgcaattCACCTCACCCCCCAGTAAGGTGCAACTATGCGTAATATGCCAATCCTTTAGTCTTCCTTATTCGAGACATTTTCTAATGACGTTTGAACATCAATTTCACCGTTTGTCTGGGACCGACAAACAGTCACATAGTGACAGTAAAAAAACAGATGCTATGTTGAATAAACACTCTAGCCTAAATACTCTGTGTATTTAGTGTAGTTTCGGAAACGGTAGCATAAACCCCGTATAGATTTTGTTCTCTATAATGCGAGTTTGATCGCACATTAAATGTGTTTGGCACGGACTCTACAACATACATCGCCGAAAAAAATCACATGGACTTTAAGTTGACACATAGAGAATATGGATTcgcactcaccctctctcctcgctTGATTTTAGGCTTAAGGATCTTTCAACCCGTTTTTCTTCTTGCTTGAATGCGGCATCTGTGTCTGCGCTTTTTCGAATGGCCCGGGGCTGCCGTTAAAGTGGCAATGTCCGGTTTATTTGCTGCTGTCCTTCCCATGTAGTCACTCGCAAAGCTGCAGCGAGTCGCGGAAATGGTCATTGTTGGGATAAATGTTCAATATCGTCCTATGGCAATCTTACGCCCTTCACGCTCCCCTTCCGCAAAATCAGCCATTCATAAGTTAATAAATCTCCAACCGCGCTATCTTAGCCAACCAGACAGCCTATTGGCGAATGCAAATTATTATTGGCTGTTGGGAGGTCAAAACTCACACAAAAATATAATGCTTTAAATAGATCGCTAAAGCTTTCCCTGCTtgttttgattatttattttctttcgtTGCAGTTGCttttgtaggctaggctatgttcTATATACATTTTGTGGAGTCCGAGCTTTGTTTGCTATTTttgaaaatgtatatatatatatatatgactgTAATAACAACGGCAAAATTGTAAGAATTGATCGCAATTTGACAGTGTTTCAGTGCGTAGGTTTGGTGCCCGTGGACAAGGTGAGCAGAACCTCATCGTAATTATAAAGCGCAAGCCGACCGGAGAGCTGTCTCCACCGGCTAAGAATTGAGGGCTGACCCGGTGCTTGGCTTGGAGATGGGGGTGGGATTTCCCGATCTTTTCTGTCATTGGTTAATATTTTATTCTGTTGACATGTTTTCTTACTGCTAATGCTTCCGACACCTTCTTGTCCACCCCCTCTTCTCGAGCCTGGCCGGAGCTGTCAAAACCACGCCTATAGAGGCCCACAATTGGTCCAGGAAGCGTAAAATCAGCAATCAAGGGGGCTTGGTTCATTAGTGCTGAGATCGGAGCAGGAAGGACATGTGAGATACTCACAGTTCTACAGTGGACAGAGTAAGACCTAACCATTTCAACTCCGCGTCTGGCTAGAATGATCGCGCTTGGATGGACATCCGCATCGAAAGAGTAATCTTATTTTTCTGAAAGCGACTGTTGGAGAACAGCGGAGCCCGAACCTTCATCCAAAGTGTCGTTGCGCTCACTTGGACTGATATTATTACAGGACTTCGTGGAATCATTCGCTCCGGGAGTTAAAGTTGTAGTTCCCCACCAAGCTTGCCTTTTGCTCTTCGCGATACCTCCAGACCGTGTTGAGATCATTCTTTGCAGTGGTTTATTTTTTCTGAGGTTATTCCGTATATCCACTGGTTCAAAAGTAGATTTCTCTGGATACGCACGGGTTTTGTGGAACCTAAATACCAAGCTCTATCAAAATTTCACTTCGATTTTTGGATGCACCGATGAGAGATCCAGTTTTCACAGGGACTGCCATGGCTTATCACCCCTTCCACGCACATCGGGCAACTGACTTCCCCATGTCAGCTTTCCTAGCGGCTGCTCAGCCCTCATTCTTCCCGGCGCTGGCGCTGCCTCCCGGGGCTCTCACTAAGCCCATTCCGGATCATACCCTCGCCGGAGCCGCGGAGGCAGGTCTTCATCCGGCTCTGAGTCACCACCATCAGGCAGCTCATCTGCGTAGCCTGAAGAGCCTGGAGCCGGAGGAAGAAGTCGAGGACGACCCAAAAGTGACATTGGAGGCCAAGGATCTGTGGGACCAGTTCCATAAACTAGGAACCGAAATGGTTATTACGAAATCTGGCAGGTGAGGAAGCGTCTGAATTGCTGACATTGCGCCCCAGCCATTGTGCTGTTTGTTGAGATCATGCTTTTAGCTTTATTTTTTGTTAACCTACATTTAAATATTCAATAAAGTGACATTTGACTGCTATAATTCTACGTTGTTTTCCGATAGTCCAACTGAtaggactgatgttttttttatatataatatttGTCACTTCGCGTTAAATTCATAATTATGCGTCAACaaaagtaaataataataacaacaacagagTCAATATATCATAGACTATAAACTACTGCAAAAATCCGGGCTATTTTAAACCATCCATGTTGTTCAAGGAAAGCAATTATGACctatatgtagcctatgtatggttgttgcagcctaggctacgtgCTGAAAATATGATCCATGTAGCCTGGTCACAATAGAACTTAATAACGTTTCCCCTTACAATACCGCCGTTTGCATCCAAAAATAAAATTGCGATGGCAAAGCCTCTCCAGGAATTTAGCCGAACAAACTAAACCAGAGTTCAAACTGCATTCTGTAATGGCAGTTGAGCTTCTGGATTTTGTAAACAGTCTGTCACTGACGAAGAATTGTGATTTAGGGCATGGTGCCCCAACATAAATTTACCTCACAATTGAACACTAGCCTGAACACCAATGTTTGAAGATGTCCTTGTCTGACTTAAGCTTTAGCCTACTCATGATTTGCCATGTACCTATTCCACAACTATACCTGACAAATAGTGcgagtttttctttctttctttctttcaaataATGTAGCATATAGCACAGACAATAGGATATGTTATCAAAATACGGAGAGTTGATGCAatactttttttgcatttgtggtagtgtgtgtgtgtgtgtgtgtgtgtgtgtgtgtgtgtgtgtgtgtgtgtgtgtgtgtgtgtttggggtagaCCTACATAGCCTACTCTGCATTTGTGAACAGAGTTTTGTTCATATATTAATATCGCATGTTTGGATTTTACAGGAGGATGTTCCCACCTTTTAAAGTCAGAATAAATGGTCTTGATAAAAAGGCCAAATATATATTACTAATGGATATAGTCGCTGCCGACGACTGCCGCTACAAATTCCATAATTCTCGCTGGATGGTTGCGGGAAAGGCCGACCCGGAGATGCCCAAGCGAATGTACATCCACCCGGACAGTCCAGCCACCGGAGAGCAGTGGATGGCCAAGCCTGTTGCTTTTCATAAACTCAAGCTGACCAACAATATATCGGACAAACATGGATTTGTAAGTAATAGCTTACTATCCGCTGTAAGTCTCTTTTTCATATATGTCTAGCTTGCTGTTGTGGATTAATGAAGTTGTTGAATTTAAAATATTAATGGGTCCTCGAAATAGTGTTTCATTTAAAAGTATACTTTTAAATTAGAAACATGTTAGCGCTAACTTAACACATAATATAAAACTTTTGGATTGGTGTGCATTTGATGCATTAACTTTAATATGGTGGCCAATTCAAAATCAAGGTCTAGTCTGTAAGTAAATTAACAGGCACGCAGCTATTGCGTGCTTCTGTTGCTGTTGATAAACTGGAAATCAGCTTAACGTTAATATTTTGAATTCAAGAGCTTGGCTTTTTATGCAATACTGGCAATTGTTTTCATGCTGTGTTTTGATAAACGTGTAATGCAcgctgtgcgtgtttgtttatatgtgttAGATATATAGCTCATGCATTTTTGTGACGAGTTTTGTAGAGCTAAATCAGGTAGCCTAACAGACAAAAATCAGGTCAGACAGCGCGGACTCGGTACACGGCTGCGATAGACAGAGCCTCCTGTTGGCTAGTCTAGTTTGATATCTTCATTTGGGCATAGGAAGCCTTGGCAGTGAAAAGCAGCCTGTGTTCGTTCACTAGGCCTCTGCGTATTTCACCGCCAGCCCCCTCAACCCCATTCTGGCTTTATgtagcataaacacacagagagtgagtgcaATATTCAATTATAAATGTGCGGATATTCTTTATAAGATTGGGCTCAAACTACAGTGGGCTTCTCGAGGCAGGAGAACAAACTGACtataaacaaataacaaatgtgCATGTCATGCAGACAACTATTTGCATTCTGATAGGGTCAAGAGGGCTTGTTTATTAGACAATGGCCGGGTACAGTGTATTGGTGGTGGTGCTCTGCTTCACCTGGTACTTTTTTTCTGACTCCATTATATTTTCGCCCTGCAGTCATATAATCGGTTTGAATTAattaagtaggctacatcaacTGTGACATCCGGGATTTTGTTGCCCGGGTCATGTGACCTTTGCTATTAGGTACAGTTTCTGCTGTCACTAACAGTAATCTATTGCGTTAGCCTATTTGGGGGAAATAAAGAAGTGCATATGTAAACacataagtaggctacattaaggCCTGCTGCGGCTGATATTATTTAGGAGAGAAAGGTCACAGGCTTTTTATGCGTTGCTTTGACCAAGGGATATTGTTACATGGGTACGAGATTATTTTATTATAACAGGCATTCTTCTTTTCCCACAGACTATTTTGAATTCAATGCATAAATACCAGCCAAGGTTTCATATTGTGAGAGCCAACGACATTCTGAAGCTGCCCTACAGTACTTTCAGGACATACGTATTCCCCGAAACAGAATTCATTGCTGTCACTGCCTATCAGAATGACAAGGTATGATGTGTTGATGTGATTTTTCTTTGGTCCTTTTGTATCTCATGTTAAATTTATATTCTCAGAGTTATTCAATAGGAAGTTCCGTTTGAAACTTTTTTGCGTCCATGCTGCCAAAACTAGGTGGATTAGTTGGTCACCTAACAGCCTACTTTTTATTTTCTAATAGTTGCATTGACAGTTGGTGCCCCTCCTTTGGTAGAATATTTCAAGATGGGATTAAGAACATTAATAATGTTCTCACGCCTCATGTTGGTTATAGTAGGCTCATATAGGCCTACGCGCATGGCTGTTGTTCCAGATTCTCATTCGCGTTCCTTCATGGTGGTGAAGCCATTTGAAGAAATATTAGTTATAGCTGACGCTTTACTTAGTTTCGGAGATGTATCCGTAAGACGCAGTAAAAGATTTGGTGactatatttatttttgttccaCTCTAATTCCCTTCCTTATGGCCGACCTCCCCTCACTGCCGATTTTAATTGGCATCCGTGTCCGAGGGGCCTGGTGGGCTTGTTGGTATCGTAAAGTTTATGGCAAAGAGTCACAATCGATTAGCAGGCACTTAGGCTCGCTAGTATGTGTCCGGGAGCTACACACTCCGTATAGCAGTGCGATCAAAGCAGGGCACAAGGCAAAGAGATCCACGGCCCTCTGATTGGCTCATTCATGAATTCCTCAAGAGGTCCATAGAAGGCAAGGAGGAAAACGGGCCTCTTCTATGCACACCCGAAATGTACAGGGCCTGATAGTAGGCTAGACTATCTACCTTTGCCTGGATGACCAACAGGGGAAGGAGGGCAAATATCGCAAGAGCGAGGTTTTACAAATGACTATACTTTAATATAGTATCATATGTTGTAGTATATCCGAAAACCTTCCCCTCCATGGATTTAATCGTATACATCTatggaaaaataaaacaatttaaTTGTAAGACAGGACGTACCCCCCTCTCACGGGGGTCGTGGAGGCAACTCTCGATCATTACACACGCATCAATAATGCAAGCCTTCCGTGCCATCATTATAATGAAGGAGACAGCGTGTTTAACTGAAAGTGAATGATTAGAAGAGCACGTCACTTACACCAACTGATAAACTAAAACTTTGACAAGTGTCCCCATCGTAGTGTCCGTGGTAATGTCGTTGTCGATTATAGGCTATTGTAACAGTATCATCAATGGGGATATAATGGGCAAATTAATCATTATTATCACTCTAACTTTCTCCCTAATTTCTTTTCTGTCTCAGATAACACAACTGAAGATTGATAATAATCCTTTTGCCAAAGGATTTAGAGACACGGGAAAtggaagaagagaaaagaggtaAGTAGTCATGACAcatttggggttttttttttcttctttttttttaaattcgcATGTCCTGTATAGGCTTAAAGATTACCAATAATTATATTACATGTTTCAAGTAGTTTTTTCGTGTTTTCCAAGATTGTTGATAATTAACAAATCTTGTTATTTTTTAGGAAACAGTTAACTCTTCCATCACTACGTATATACGAGGATCAATGCAAAGCAGACCGAGATGGCGCTGATTCCGATGCGTCCTCCAGTGAGCCTACCGGGGGGAGAGATGGTGGTCATTCCCCAATCAGACCGGCGTCTAGTCCCCTGAGGTTCAGCCGAAGCAGTCGGGGTAAATAGCATTCTGCATTAATGCGTAATTACGAATAATCCGTAATTGGGCATGGGCGCTCCTCTGTCACTGGTTCATAGGAACTAGTACAGGCCCTGAGGttagtgtaggcctatacaacTACATAGTGGGAGTGCAACAATAGCAGAAACCATTAGAATCATCTTTAAAGATATAAATAccaatgcatatttttaaaGAGGTTGTGTATCTACCACGACGAAAGTAACCCAATGTATTCAGATCAAATTTTAAGACAAgtagcacatcacacacacacacacacacacacacacacacacacacacacacacacacacacacacacacacacacacacacacacaggcatgctatTGATTTTGTAATATGCACCTATAaaactatatattttaaaataatgtaggctaccttATAGTAGCCTAATATATCGATTGCCGGCATGAGCTCCAATTTATAGTCTATTGTCTTTGCTCAGTTTCCAGAAATGTTTTGATGTCAGGTGTGAACAAATCTTACAAGAGTACTGCAAATGCCTTGTGGTGTTGTGTCGCTTGATCTAAACCCACACATTATCTCCATCTTAAATGAATGCAATTCGATTATAACTCCATTTCATATAAATGTTCATATGCCAGTTCTACAGCACACCTAGGCCTATAATACTGTTCAGAAGTAATGCTTTCTGAATAGGGCTGCACTTCTACCTTTAGGAAGGAAATGGTTTGACAAGGCATGTTAACACTAAATCATGACTGCAGTTTTAAAATAATTTAGGTACGCTACCTAATGTGTTTCTCAGTCTTCCAAACCACGATTTTATGAGTTTTGAAACATGCAACATTACACACCGTTACACTCCGTGTTTACTGGTGAGGTAATATATTTCATTGAGTggatttgttaaaaaaaaaaataaataaataaaaaactagATCTACGTTGAGTAAGCCTAACGTTGCCAGTTCTGTAGCCCCAGACAAAACTCTGTCCATTATATtcaaactgttttgttttgctttttgttgacAGATGAGAAAACTTGCACTGACAGTGAGCAGGAACTTGACCAACCTGATGAGCGTGGTGCACCATCAACTAGCCCTGGACCTGAGCCCCGATCGCCATTTAGTCCGAGATGTGATGACCGGGTCAAAGACAGGCCCAGTGCGGAGAAGAAAGACGACTATCAAGACAGCAAAAAATCAAGCGATTCGATTTTCAGCATCCGAAACTTGGAGAAAGACAAGACTGAGAACAGACACAGGAAGGAAACAGAAACTTCTAAAAAAGACGCGGATAATGCCGGCTTGAGCGGTAAAGAGAGCTTTTCCCCGCTGATGGTTCAGACGGAGAGCCCCTCTCACTTTGGCGCCAGCCATTTACAAAGCCTGGCCCTTTCAGGCCTTCATAGTCAACAGTTCTTTAACCCACTGAACACCGGACAACCTTTACTTTTCCACCCCGGACAGTTTGCTATGGCCCCTGGCGCTTTTTCAGCCATGGGCATGGGGCATCTATTGGCCTCGGTTTCCGGAGCAAGTGGCTTGGAAAACGGAAGTCTTTCGGGCCAAAGCACTGGGAATACGCCGAGCCCCTTTTCACCGTTTCACCTGTCGCAACACATGCTCGCCTCTCAGGTAAGGGCTTTTCTATGTCTGGTTGTTGCTTTTAACAACTTTGGTTGTTATCACCTTTTGCTATGTTTTTAGCACACGCGTAATCCAAAAAGTTTACTTTAAAAAGAACTTAGGCCTGTGTAAAATGTCATAATAAGAAAGTAACTGTTAGTTGTGGGCCTTGACTACATTTGATACCACATTTTATAGCCTGTAATTAACTGAAGGCAACACTTGAGGTCTTAAAACTGTCCCAGCCATTATTTTGTGCACAGGCCTACATTTGATCGAATGGTCTTGTTTAATTGCACTGTTAGTAAACATTTGGCTTTTAAGGTTATTTGATGTCATTATGGTATGATTTATAAGTTGACTGACTTAGTTATCGTTCAATTCTTCCTATGACAAACAAATAGGGatattttacaaaacaaacTGTCTGTGTAGTCTTTATGAAGGATGGAAAGAAATCGATTTTTAATCGATGAGAAATTTACTTTTCTGAAAAGACAACTTTCAGAAGATCTGAAAAGGCTCCATGAAGCCAAACCGTTATTGCTGTTTGCTGttttaaagagaaagagagagagagagagagagagctcgtgCACCATACCCTGCTGTGCAAACAGTTTGGAATCTGTCTTTTCACTCTCACTATAAAGCAAGTGCAGGGAAACATGGCTGTGCGTGTTGCTGCGTGTTCTGTTTGCTAAATGTTTTCTCTGGATGTTTCTGATTGCAGGGTATTCCTATGCCAACCTTCGGGGGCCTCTTCCCATACCCGTACACATACATGGCTGCAGCGGCCGCAGCAGCCTCGGCTCTCCCCACCAGCAGCGCGGCCTCCTCACTCTCGAGGAATCCCTTCCTTACCAGCGCCTCCCGGCCTCGCCTGCGGTTCAACCCTTATCAGCTCCCCGTGTCCATTCCTCAGAGCACAAACCTGCTGACCACCGGATTGCCAAGTGGCCTGAACCCATCGTCCGAATCTTCTAAATCCGGCAGCAGGGAAGCGAGCCCCGCACCTGAGCATAACCACAAAGCTGCAGCTGGTCAGAGGAACGGATCGCCCAAATCATCCATGAAGGAATCTATCAATGAACTCCAGAATATTCAGAGACTGGTCAGTGGCCTTGAAAGCCAGAGGGAGGTATCTCCGACTCGAGATTCTCCCAAGTGACCTAGCGAGATCCCTGCAACTTTCCACTGCATCACCTGACATTATTGTGGAGGTTAGAGATGGTTATTTCTAGGTGAACATGCCCCTACCTATATGGACGGATTGACAAAATATTCTGTGCCCATAAAATAaagtagtaaaaaaaaataaaaaaaaatcacatttcaCTCATATGTACAACCAAAAGAATATATCAGCCCAGAATAGGAGAAAACTTGATGTTGTAGTGGTGAAAACTTGACCAGGTTTAGGGAATGCTGCGAAGACAATCTACAACTAATAATATATTTCATGTAGAGCATGTTGATAAGGCCTCGGCATCATTCGAAGGAGGTCGAAAATTTACGAGGAGATGGACATAGTACAAGTCACTAGTACTTGTGGAGAAAGATATGCTTTCGTTTGTGTAAGAGCATGTCGGCGATGTCTACTGGACCTCAAATTATTGCTTTTGGCAGAGGAGTAGCGGTTCAACATCAAGGAGGACCATggactcaaaacaaaacaagctatGTCCAAATAATGAAATCTATTTCAAAAGGGATGGGAAGAACACTCTGCAAGTCAAGAAAATTAGTTTCACCCGTTTTCAATAGACTAGCTGACGGACAATTGTATCCTAACTATTTATGTAATTAAAAATAATTCTGTACATAAGCTATAAGGATCCACGAATATGCAAATTGGTATTAATTTATTCAAAGCTGTACATTGGCGTGTATATAATATTTAGAATTTAACTCgttacattttttttcattttacattgaACGTATATTGTAAATGAAAGCTATTTAGCGCTTGTTGGTTTGAAACAGAAACAATGTTTCTATCTGTGACTCGTTGCTGTTTAATCTGCCTGTGACACGTGAAGGAAAACGTGTGCCATCATTGCATAGTAGCAATtgctgaaataaaaaagaaaaaactgaaacaCACTTATCACTGGGGTATGAATTCCCCATCTTTGATACCGGATTGTTGTTAAGGTAGAAAACCTCAGGTTCATTCACTCCAACACAGAGGAGACTATTACATTCCTCTTCAAGAACTgggtatatacacatatatccCCCTTCGCTGATTGTccgggaattttttttttattctctcacaatttcaataaaaaaaaacaatgtgttgAAAGTAGCCTATTGGTTATTTATTGTTTGTACTTGTCGATAATCAGTGAGTTAACTTAGATTGACACATAGACTATTAGGCTTATGTT
The Sardina pilchardus chromosome 13, fSarPil1.1, whole genome shotgun sequence genome window above contains:
- the tbx2b gene encoding T-box transcription factor TBX2b isoform X1, whose translation is MRDPVFTGTAMAYHPFHAHRATDFPMSAFLAAAQPSFFPALALPPGALTKPIPDHTLAGAAEAGLHPALSHHHQAAHLRSLKSLEPEEEVEDDPKVTLEAKDLWDQFHKLGTEMVITKSGRRMFPPFKVRINGLDKKAKYILLMDIVAADDCRYKFHNSRWMVAGKADPEMPKRMYIHPDSPATGEQWMAKPVAFHKLKLTNNISDKHGFVSNSLLSATILNSMHKYQPRFHIVRANDILKLPYSTFRTYVFPETEFIAVTAYQNDKITQLKIDNNPFAKGFRDTGNGRREKRKQLTLPSLRIYEDQCKADRDGADSDASSSEPTGGRDGGHSPIRPASSPLRFSRSSRDEKTCTDSEQELDQPDERGAPSTSPGPEPRSPFSPRCDDRVKDRPSAEKKDDYQDSKKSSDSIFSIRNLEKDKTENRHRKETETSKKDADNAGLSGKESFSPLMVQTESPSHFGASHLQSLALSGLHSQQFFNPLNTGQPLLFHPGQFAMAPGAFSAMGMGHLLASVSGASGLENGSLSGQSTGNTPSPFSPFHLSQHMLASQGIPMPTFGGLFPYPYTYMAAAAAAASALPTSSAASSLSRNPFLTSASRPRLRFNPYQLPVSIPQSTNLLTTGLPSGLNPSSESSKSGSREASPAPEHNHKAAAGQRNGSPKSSMKESINELQNIQRLVSGLESQREVSPTRDSPK
- the tbx2b gene encoding T-box transcription factor TBX2b isoform X2 — translated: MRDPVFTGTAMAYHPFHAHRATDFPMSAFLAAAQPSFFPALALPPGALTKPIPDHTLAGAAEAGLHPALSHHHQAAHLRSLKSLEPEEEVEDDPKVTLEAKDLWDQFHKLGTEMVITKSGRRMFPPFKVRINGLDKKAKYILLMDIVAADDCRYKFHNSRWMVAGKADPEMPKRMYIHPDSPATGEQWMAKPVAFHKLKLTNNISDKHGFTILNSMHKYQPRFHIVRANDILKLPYSTFRTYVFPETEFIAVTAYQNDKITQLKIDNNPFAKGFRDTGNGRREKRKQLTLPSLRIYEDQCKADRDGADSDASSSEPTGGRDGGHSPIRPASSPLRFSRSSRDEKTCTDSEQELDQPDERGAPSTSPGPEPRSPFSPRCDDRVKDRPSAEKKDDYQDSKKSSDSIFSIRNLEKDKTENRHRKETETSKKDADNAGLSGKESFSPLMVQTESPSHFGASHLQSLALSGLHSQQFFNPLNTGQPLLFHPGQFAMAPGAFSAMGMGHLLASVSGASGLENGSLSGQSTGNTPSPFSPFHLSQHMLASQGIPMPTFGGLFPYPYTYMAAAAAAASALPTSSAASSLSRNPFLTSASRPRLRFNPYQLPVSIPQSTNLLTTGLPSGLNPSSESSKSGSREASPAPEHNHKAAAGQRNGSPKSSMKESINELQNIQRLVSGLESQREVSPTRDSPK